CGGGTCTGGGGGGCGGAGGCCCGCAAGGCCACACTGCAGGCGGTTGTCCTGTGGGGGCTGCCCCTCATGTTCTCCGTTCCGCTGTTCAGCCGCGACGTCTACGCCTATATCGGGCAGGGCCGCCTGATGGTGGAGGGCTTCAACCCGTACGAAAACGGCATCTCCGCGCTGTCGAACTATTTCCAGCTCGGCGCCGACAAAATGTGGACCGAGGCGCCGGTACCGTATGGCCAGTTCTTCCTCTGGATCGAGCAGTTCGTCGTCTGGTCCACCAACGTGCATCCCGAGGGCAGCATTATGCTGTTCCGCCTCGCCGCGCTGGTGGGGATCGTCCTGTGCATCATCTACGTGCCGAAACTGGCCGAACTGCACGGTGTCAACCCGCACCGCGCCCTGTGGCTCACCGCTGCCAACCCGCTCTTCCTGACCAACTTCATCGCGAGCGTCCACAACGACGCCCTCATGATCGGCCTGGCCCTGGCCGGGCTGTACTACTGCGCCACCCGGCGTGTCATCCTCGGCCTGGTCCTCGTGACCCTGTCCATCTCGGTCAAGCCCATCACGATCGTCTTCCTGCCCTTCATCGGCCTGCTGTGGGCCGGAAAAAGCGCAAGCTGGCCGCGGAAGTTCGTTTTTTGGGGGCTCACCGCCGGCATCAGCCTGGCCCTGCTGTACGCCATGAGCCTGGTCAACGGCTTCGGCTTCGGCTGGATCAACGGACTCTCCGCCCCGGGCAGCATCTGGATCTGGTATGCCCCCGTCGGGCTGCTGGGCCTCGTGGTTGCCTCGATCTTCAACGCCTTCGGACTCGACGGCTGGGGGCTGGCCAAATGGGTGTACGACGCCGGCAAGCTGCTGGCGCTCGGTATCATCGCCTGGCAGATCTTCCGCGGCGACTATGACCGCCTCATTCGGCGCCTCACGCTGGCGTTCGCCGCCGTCGTCGTCCTCGCCCCGATGATCCAGTCCTGGTACGTCGTCTGGCTTATCCCGCTCTTCGCCGTCACCGGCATCCGTGATGACTGGCAGGTCAAGGCCCTGTACTTCATCGTGTCATTCTTTATGGTCTACGCGATCTCGGACCAGCTGGAAGTCTTCCCCTACCTGCAGACCGCGGATCTCGGCCTGGCGCTGGCCCTGGCACGCAACGCTGCCGCGATCATTGCCCTGCTCTTCGCCCTGTACCTGATCTTCCTGGACCCCAAGACCAAGCTGCTGTTCAGCAAGTCCGAGGAACCGGTCACCACCCGCCCGGTCATCTAAGCTTCCGTAGCGCCTCCCGGCGGGACAGCGGGCTGAGTGCTTCGCCGTGCCGTGCCGCGAAGTCCCGGACCCAGCCCGGGTCCGTGGCGGCGTAGTCACGCAGGGCCCAGCCAATCGCTTTCCGGATGAAGAACTCGGGGTCGGCCAGGTTGGACTCGATGACCGCAGCGAGCAGCGCAGGGTCGGTGGCGGATTTGGCGCCCAGCTGCGCCGTGATGGCGGCCCGCCGGATCCAGAAGTCCGCGTCGGTGCTCCAGCCGAGCAGTACGCGGGACATGTCCTCCCGGTGTGTCTGCAGCAGCTCGCACAGCCGGTGCGAGACTCCGTCCACCAGATCCCACCAGGCGCCGCTGCGGATGATCTCCTCGTAGAGAGGGAGCATGCTCAACTCACCCGCGGCCAGCCTCAGACCGGTCAGGTCGATGGCCGCATAGCGTTCCTCCCGCCAGCGTGCGCCCCGCCACAGCTCCAGGACGTCGGACTGCAGCTCCTCGAGGGAACCGGGAGGCAGCTCCGTGGCGGCGGCCTTAACGATCCGCCGGACCTCCGGAACCCGGACCCCCAGCGAGGGCATATCGGATTTCATATAGGCCTGCGCGCCCGCCGCCCGGACGGGATCGGCTGCCGCGGACAGCCGTAAGCGGATCGCGGACATCAGCTCAGGGTTGGCCATGAGGCAACTTTAGCCACGCCGCGGCTGGCCCTAGAGTTGAAGGCATGTCGATGATCAAGACCCCAGCCGAGATTGCCCTGATGCGCGCCGCCGGCCGGGTGGTGGCCAACACGCTGGAACGTGTCCGGGAGGCTGCCGCCGTCGGCGTGTCCCTGAAGGAACTGGACGAGGTGGCCGCGGCGACGATTGCGGCCGCCGGAGCGACGCCGGCTTTCCTGAACTACAAGCCGCGGTGGGCTTCGGTGCCGTTTCCCGGGGTCATCTGCACGTCGGTGAACGACGCCGTGGTGCACGGCATCCCCAATGGTTACCGGCTCCAGGACGGGGACCTGCTCAGCGTGGACTGCGGCGCGTTCCTCGAAGGCTGGTGCGGTGACGCGGCCATCAGCTTCATCGTGGG
This DNA window, taken from Pseudarthrobacter sp. ATCC 49987, encodes the following:
- the mptB gene encoding polyprenol phosphomannose-dependent alpha 1,6 mannosyltransferase MptB, translating into MTAPAGKTAAGTSPAASVAEVDNARSPLLAGFIGSLFMAIGSLGVGWLAPASELRRVPLFIWMRTEAVGVGLCIVLLAVGGMLLVRAWLRLGQRVRVWGAEARKATLQAVVLWGLPLMFSVPLFSRDVYAYIGQGRLMVEGFNPYENGISALSNYFQLGADKMWTEAPVPYGQFFLWIEQFVVWSTNVHPEGSIMLFRLAALVGIVLCIIYVPKLAELHGVNPHRALWLTAANPLFLTNFIASVHNDALMIGLALAGLYYCATRRVILGLVLVTLSISVKPITIVFLPFIGLLWAGKSASWPRKFVFWGLTAGISLALLYAMSLVNGFGFGWINGLSAPGSIWIWYAPVGLLGLVVASIFNAFGLDGWGLAKWVYDAGKLLALGIIAWQIFRGDYDRLIRRLTLAFAAVVVLAPMIQSWYVVWLIPLFAVTGIRDDWQVKALYFIVSFFMVYAISDQLEVFPYLQTADLGLALALARNAAAIIALLFALYLIFLDPKTKLLFSKSEEPVTTRPVI
- a CDS encoding DNA alkylation repair protein, which encodes MANPELMSAIRLRLSAAADPVRAAGAQAYMKSDMPSLGVRVPEVRRIVKAAATELPPGSLEELQSDVLELWRGARWREERYAAIDLTGLRLAAGELSMLPLYEEIIRSGAWWDLVDGVSHRLCELLQTHREDMSRVLLGWSTDADFWIRRAAITAQLGAKSATDPALLAAVIESNLADPEFFIRKAIGWALRDYAATDPGWVRDFAARHGEALSPLSRREALRKLR